The Halorussus gelatinilyticus genome contains the following window.
CGTCTGCGTAACTGGTGGTGGGGGTGCGAGAATGTTTGACACTACTGCTGATTCCGAACCCGGGAACGGACGAGAACCGACCGCGAAGGCCGTCGACCGCCGCACGATTCTCAAGTCCGGCGCGACGCTCGTCGCCGGCACCGCGCTCGCCGGCCGCGTCGGCGCACAGGACGCCACGAACATCGCCATCGTCTCCAGTCCCGCTGGCTTCGGCGACAAGGCGTTCAACGACCTCGCGCTGGAGGGACTCCAGAACGCGGCGAAGAACTACAACATCAACATCCAACAGGTCGAGGAGACCGACCAGTCCCAGTACCGGACGGTCCAGTCGCGGCTCGCCGAGAGTTCCAATCCGGATTACGACCTCATAGTGCTGGTCGGGTACAACCACACGCAGGCGCTCGAATCGAACGCCTCCCAGTACTCCGACCAGCGGTGGATGCTCATCAACGACTACGTGGACCAGCCGAACGTGGCGGGCTACTCGTGGGCCAACCACCAGATGTCGTTCCAGGCGGGCGTCCTCGCGGGCACGATGACGACCCGACAGCTCGACCACGCCGGTAACTCGCTGAACCCCGACAACGCCGTCGTCGGCTTCGTCGGCGGGGTGGACGGCGCGCTCATCAACGCCTTCGAGCGCGCCTACAAGGCCGGAGCGAAGTGGGTCAACGAGGACGTGAGCGTCAAGGTCGGGTACATCGGCAACTACACCGACACCCAGACAGCGAACAACATCGCGGGGTCCCAGTACGACGCCGGGGCGGACATCGTCTACCACGCGGCCGCGGCGGCCGGACAGGGCGTCTTCCAAGCCGCGCGCGAGGCCAACAGCTACGCCATCGGCGTGGACGCCGACCAGTCACTGACGGTGCCCGACTACGAGGACGTAATCATGGGGTCGGCGGTCAAGTACATCAACAAAGGGACCAACCGCGTCGCCGAGGCCATCGTGAAGGGCAACTGGGACCAGGTCAACGGCCAGAACATCCTGGGTCTCCAACAGGACGCGGTCGCGATGGTCCTGGGCAACGTCATCGGGCCGAAGCTCCCCGACGTGGTGAGCCAGAACCTCGAAGAGTCCAAGCAGGCCATCGTCAACGGCGACGTGACGGTCCCGTGCAGCGCCACCGGCTGTCAGAACTGACCGACCATCTCGTCGTTATTTATGTTACGTAATCTCACACCACAATCATGAGCGGGACACGAGCACCCGCCGTCCGACTCGACGGCGTCACCAAGCGGTTCGGCGACGTGGTGGCCAACGACGCCGTGGACTTCTCGCTCGACGCGGGGTCGGTCCACGCGCTCATCGGCGAGAACGGCGCGGGCAAGACCACGCTGATGAGCGTCCTCTACGGCCTCTACGATCCCGACGCGGGCGGCATCTACGTGGACGGCGAACCGCGGGAGTTCGACTCGCCCCGCGACGCCATCGACGCCGGGGTCGGGATGATCCACCAGCACTTCCAGCTCGTGGACACGATGACCGTCGTCCAAAACGTCGTGTTGGGCCACGAACCGACCGAGAACGGACTCGTGGACGAGGCGAGCGCCCACGAGGACATCGAGGACATCTGCGCGACCTACGGCTTCGACGTGGACCGGTATCTCGACACGCCTGTCGAGCAGTTAGGCGTCGGCGCCCAACAACGCGTCGAGATCGTCAAGAGCCTCTACCGCGGGGCTGACGTGCTGGTCCTCGACGAACCGACCGCGGTGCTGACGCCCCAAGAGGTCGAGGGACTGTTCGAGGTGATGGAGGAACTCACCGACCGCGGCCGGTCGCTCATCTTCATCACGCACAAACTGGACGAGGCCCTCGAAGCCGCCGACGACATCACCGTCCTGCGCGACGGAAAGGCGGTCGGCACCGTCGCGGCCGCCGAAACCTCGCGGGAGGAACTCGCGCGGATGATGGTCGGGCGGGACGTGCTGTTCGACTACCCCGAGCGCGAGACCGTCCTCGGCGACGTGACCCTCTCCGTCGAGGACTTGCGAGTCCGAGACGACCGCGACCTCGAACAGGTCGGCGGCGTGGGCCTGACCGTCCGCGAGGGCGAAATCCTCGGCGTCGCGGGCGTCGAGGGGAACGGACAGACCGAACTCGTGGAGGCGCTGACCGGCCTGCGCGAGGTCGAATCGGGCACCGTCGCCTTCGAGGGCGAGGACATCACGGACACCAGTCGCCGCCGGCGCATCGAGTCGGGTATCACCTACGTCCCGGAGGACCGGCAAGACGAGGGACTGGTGCAGGACTACGACCTCGTTCGCAACGCCCTGCTGGGCAACCAGACCGTCGAACCGTACGTCCGGAACGGGTTCATCGACTGGCGGACCGTCCGGGACCACGCCGAGAGCATCGTCCGGGAGTACGACGTGCAACCGCCGAACGCCGACGCGGAGGCGGCGTCGCTGTCGGGAGGCAACCAGCAGAAGTTCGTCGTCGGCAGGGAACTCGAACACGAACCGAGCCTGTTGGTCGCCTCGCATCCGACCCGCGGCGTGGACGTGGGGAGCATCGAGTTCGTCCACGAGCGCCTGCTGGAGATGCGCGACGCCGGCACCGCGGTCCTGTTCGTCTCCTCGAAACTCGAGGAGATTCAGAAGCTCTCGGACCGCGTGGCGGTCATGTACGAGGGCGAGTTCGTGGACGTGGTGGACCCCGACGACGTGACCGAGCAGGAACTCGGCCTGCTGATGGCCGGTCGGACCGTCGAAGACCCCGGCGAGAGCGCCGGACCCGCGACCGCCGACTCGGGCACCGCCGAGTCCACCGAGTCCGCTACCGCCGAATCCGCCGATTCCGCTACCGCCGAATCCGCCGATTCCGCCACTGCTGAGTCTGCCGAGTCCGCTACCGACGAATCTGCCACCGAAGGGGTGTCGAACCGTGAGTAGCGACACCGGCGGCGCGCGCGCCGCGCTCGACCGGGCGGCCGACCGGATGCTCCGCGCGTCGGTGGTCGAGCGGTTCGCCATCGCGGTGGCCGCGACCCTGCTGGCGCTCCTGCTCGGGTCGGTCGTCGTCGCGGCCTCGGGGTACGACGCGGTCGAGTTCGTCTCGTCGCTGTTGTACGGCGCGTTCGGAAGCACCTCGAACGTCGCGTTCACCCTGCGCCAGTCCACGATGCTCGTCCTCGCGGGCGTGGCGGTCGCCGTCGCGTTCCGGGCTGGCGTGTTCAACATCGGCGTGCAGGGCCAGTTCGTCGTCGGCGGGTTCGCCACCGCGGTCACGATTCTGTTCCTCGCGCCGATGCTGCCGGAGGGGACGGTCGGAGGCGTCCTCCTGATGGTGCTGGGTACGCTCGCGGCGATTCTGGCCGGCGGCGCGTACGCGGCGCTCCCCGGCCTGATGAAGGCCTACGCCGACGCCAACGAGGTCATCACGACCATCATGCTCAACTTCATCGCGTCGGGTGTCGTCTTCTTCATCGTGGACCGCTACCTCCGGCCGGCGGGCGCGTCAGCGCCCAACACCGAGAACTTCCCCGAGTACGTCGCGTTCCCGTCGCTCGTCTTCGACAGCGCGTCGTTCTCGGTCGTCGGTCTCGGCGTGGCGCTGGCGACGGTCCTCGTCGTCTACGTCGTGATGGCCCGGACCAGATTCGGTTACGACCTCGTGACCAGCGGCCATCAGGAACCCGCGGCGGCCTACTCCGGCGTGGACCCGAAGCGCAACGTGGTCGCCACGATGACGTTCTCGGGGATGGTCGCCGGACTCGCGGGCGCGATGTTCACCATCATGATTCTGGGCTACTACAGCGACCCCTCGACGTTCCCGCGGTTCGGCTTCGACGCCATCGCGGTCAGCCTGCTCGCGGCGAACAACCCGCTGGGCGTGGTTCCCGCGGGAATCCTGTTCGGGGGTCTCGACGCCGGCGGCCAGTACATCGGCTTCACGCTCGACGTGCCGCCGGAACTCGTGGACGGCGTGGTCGGTCTCGTCGTCCTGTTCGTCGCCACGCCGGAACTGTTCCGGATGGCCGCACGACGGACCGGGCTGGGAGGTGACGGCCGATGAGTTCTCTCGCGCCGACCGCGAGCGACGACCGCACGCCCGTCACGGGAGGTGACGAGACGTGAGCGTCGTGGATTACGCCGCGCGGAACCGTCTCAGAATCGGCGGGACGGCCGTCGCGCTCGTCGCGCTGGCGGCCCTCGCCACGGTGTTCGACCTACCGGTCGCCGACCTGTTGACCGTCGGGACCGCGGAGCGCGCGCTCCGGGCCGCGACGCCCATCGCGCTGGCTGCTATCGGCGGTCTCTACGCCGAGAAGAGCGGCGTCTTCAACATCGGGCTGGAAGGGTTCATGATATTCGGCGCGCTCTCGGCCGCGGCCGGAACGTGGCTCGCGGCCGGGAGCGGGTCGGTCGGGCAGACCGACCTCTGGATAGGAATCGTGGTCGCAATCGCGGTCTCCACGCTCCTGACGCTGCTCTTCGCCGTGCTGACCATCCGGTACGAGGCCGACCAGATCGTCGCGGGACTCGCGGTCTGGTTCATCGGACTCGGGTTCGGTCCGTTCACCGCGACCGTCCTCTGGGGCGGCGTCTCCAGTCCGACGCTCCCGAACATCGACAACGTGACCGTTCCCCTGCTGGCGGAGATTCCGGTCCTCGGCCGCGTCCTGTTCGACGCCTCGCCGCTGGTGCTGTTCACCGTCCTGCTCGCGGTCGCGGCGTGGGTCGTCCTCTACCGCACCAAGTACGGCTACTGGGTGCAGGCCGCGGGCGAGAACCCCGAGGCGCTCGACACCGCGGGCGTGAACGTGAACCGCGTGCGCTACGCCGCTGTCGTCTTCTCGGGCGCGCTGGCGGGTCTGGGCGGCGCGGTCCTCGCCATCGGCATCGGAAGCGGCTTCACCGGGACCGGCGTGACGATGGTGGACGGCCGGGGCTGGATAGCCATCGTGGCGTACCTCTTCGGCAACTACAACCCGCTGGGCGCGTTCGGCGCGTCGCTGCTGTTCGGCGCGACCGACATGTTGCAAGTCCAGTTCCAGACCGTCGGCATCTCGCTGCCGGGGAGCATCGTCGGCCTGTTCCCCTACGTCGCGGTGCTGGTCGTGCTGAATCTCGTCGGGTACACGCGGGTTCCGGCGGCGGTCGGGGAGTCGTACGACACCGAGGAGTAAGTCGGCCACTCTTTCTCGGTCGCTCCGTCGCCGTTCGCTATCAATTGCAGAGAAACCGCCACCGTTTCTGAGACGCACGAATATCTGCTACGTCATCGACTCTCTCGCTAAAAGATACGAGGCTCGTGGTGCGTTCGGCGCGCGACCGGACCGGTCGCGCGCCGACCTGCGTGGATTACTCCACGTCTCCGCGCTCGGCCACCAGCACGCCGACCTGCTCGTGAACCTTCTCCACCGCGGTCAGCGCGAACCCGGCGTCGGTCAGTGCGTCCGCCAGATGGCCGACCGTCGATGGGTCGTCCACTTCCGGACTGTAGAACGGCTCGTCGGGGTTCGGCTCGCCGAAGAACATCACGTCGCCGAGGACGAACTTCCGCGGTCCCAACTCGGCGATGGCCTCGATGGCTTCGACCTTCTCGTCGTCGCTGAGGTGGTGCATGGCGAAGTTCGACACGACCACGTCGGCCGCCTCGACGTTCGGCTCGCGGAAGCGGCCCTCGCCGAACTCGACGTTCTCGATGCCCTGCTCGGCGGCTTTCTCGCGGGCCCGCTCCATCATCCCCTCGCTGATGTCGCGGCCGACGACTTCGCCCGCGTCCTCGGCGAGCGCCAGCGCGATGGCTCCGGTGCCGGTGCCGAGGTCCGCCACGGTGTCCTCGGGGCCGGGATTAGCGTGGTCCACGACGAGCGAGACGCAGGCGCGGTACTCCTCGGTGTCGTTCTGGCTGTCGTCGTACTCGCCCGCTACGTCGTCGAAGCGCGAGGCGTGTTCCTCAAGCGTCTTCTTCATACCTGCCGCGTTTGACCCCCGGTGCAATGAACTCGTCGGAGAGTCGCTCGCGGTTGCGCTCGGCGAGCGCGGCCCACTCCCCGAGACCCTGCCGAATCTGCTCCTCGGAGAAGCCGATGGCCTCGCCGACCGCGACCAACTCCCGCGGCGCGCGCAGTTGGAGGTGACTGGTCGGGTTCGCGCTGACGACGTACGGCGCGTCGTACTGCGTGACAATCTCTCGCAACTTTCGGAGGTCCTGTAGCGCCTGCACGCGCGGCCCACCGTCGTCGCGCAGGACCCGCGAGAGATCGAATTCCACGCGAGTCCCGTGGTCGGCCGCGGCCTTCGCCAGCACGTGGTTGAAGTCCCCCCGGCCACGCATGGGGTGGGCCAGCACGTCCACGCGGTCGGACTCGACCGCGAAGCGATTCAGGGCGTTCGTCCCGCCGTGGAGCGCCAGTATCGTGTGCTTCGGTCGGTAGTTCCCGACGTGGCCCGCCGCCACGTCCGGGTTCTCGGCCCGAATCTCGATGGCGTCCACCACGTCCACGTCGTACTCCGCGGCGACGCGC
Protein-coding sequences here:
- a CDS encoding BMP family lipoprotein → MFDTTADSEPGNGREPTAKAVDRRTILKSGATLVAGTALAGRVGAQDATNIAIVSSPAGFGDKAFNDLALEGLQNAAKNYNINIQQVEETDQSQYRTVQSRLAESSNPDYDLIVLVGYNHTQALESNASQYSDQRWMLINDYVDQPNVAGYSWANHQMSFQAGVLAGTMTTRQLDHAGNSLNPDNAVVGFVGGVDGALINAFERAYKAGAKWVNEDVSVKVGYIGNYTDTQTANNIAGSQYDAGADIVYHAAAAAGQGVFQAAREANSYAIGVDADQSLTVPDYEDVIMGSAVKYINKGTNRVAEAIVKGNWDQVNGQNILGLQQDAVAMVLGNVIGPKLPDVVSQNLEESKQAIVNGDVTVPCSATGCQN
- a CDS encoding class I SAM-dependent methyltransferase, with product MKKTLEEHASRFDDVAGEYDDSQNDTEEYRACVSLVVDHANPGPEDTVADLGTGTGAIALALAEDAGEVVGRDISEGMMERAREKAAEQGIENVEFGEGRFREPNVEAADVVVSNFAMHHLSDDEKVEAIEAIAELGPRKFVLGDVMFFGEPNPDEPFYSPEVDDPSTVGHLADALTDAGFALTAVEKVHEQVGVLVAERGDVE
- a CDS encoding RNase P subunit p30 family protein; amino-acid sequence: MPRYEGVHAHPDGDSTAARFAATAARYGFDGVVVRNHSDSTPDYDPERVAAEYDVDVVDAIEIRAENPDVAAGHVGNYRPKHTILALHGGTNALNRFAVESDRVDVLAHPMRGRGDFNHVLAKAAADHGTRVEFDLSRVLRDDGGPRVQALQDLRKLREIVTQYDAPYVVSANPTSHLQLRAPRELVAVGEAIGFSEEQIRQGLGEWAALAERNRERLSDEFIAPGVKRGRYEEDA
- a CDS encoding ABC transporter permease, whose product is MSVVDYAARNRLRIGGTAVALVALAALATVFDLPVADLLTVGTAERALRAATPIALAAIGGLYAEKSGVFNIGLEGFMIFGALSAAAGTWLAAGSGSVGQTDLWIGIVVAIAVSTLLTLLFAVLTIRYEADQIVAGLAVWFIGLGFGPFTATVLWGGVSSPTLPNIDNVTVPLLAEIPVLGRVLFDASPLVLFTVLLAVAAWVVLYRTKYGYWVQAAGENPEALDTAGVNVNRVRYAAVVFSGALAGLGGAVLAIGIGSGFTGTGVTMVDGRGWIAIVAYLFGNYNPLGAFGASLLFGATDMLQVQFQTVGISLPGSIVGLFPYVAVLVVLNLVGYTRVPAAVGESYDTEE
- a CDS encoding ABC transporter permease, which produces MLRASVVERFAIAVAATLLALLLGSVVVAASGYDAVEFVSSLLYGAFGSTSNVAFTLRQSTMLVLAGVAVAVAFRAGVFNIGVQGQFVVGGFATAVTILFLAPMLPEGTVGGVLLMVLGTLAAILAGGAYAALPGLMKAYADANEVITTIMLNFIASGVVFFIVDRYLRPAGASAPNTENFPEYVAFPSLVFDSASFSVVGLGVALATVLVVYVVMARTRFGYDLVTSGHQEPAAAYSGVDPKRNVVATMTFSGMVAGLAGAMFTIMILGYYSDPSTFPRFGFDAIAVSLLAANNPLGVVPAGILFGGLDAGGQYIGFTLDVPPELVDGVVGLVVLFVATPELFRMAARRTGLGGDGR
- a CDS encoding ABC transporter ATP-binding protein, producing MSGTRAPAVRLDGVTKRFGDVVANDAVDFSLDAGSVHALIGENGAGKTTLMSVLYGLYDPDAGGIYVDGEPREFDSPRDAIDAGVGMIHQHFQLVDTMTVVQNVVLGHEPTENGLVDEASAHEDIEDICATYGFDVDRYLDTPVEQLGVGAQQRVEIVKSLYRGADVLVLDEPTAVLTPQEVEGLFEVMEELTDRGRSLIFITHKLDEALEAADDITVLRDGKAVGTVAAAETSREELARMMVGRDVLFDYPERETVLGDVTLSVEDLRVRDDRDLEQVGGVGLTVREGEILGVAGVEGNGQTELVEALTGLREVESGTVAFEGEDITDTSRRRRIESGITYVPEDRQDEGLVQDYDLVRNALLGNQTVEPYVRNGFIDWRTVRDHAESIVREYDVQPPNADAEAASLSGGNQQKFVVGRELEHEPSLLVASHPTRGVDVGSIEFVHERLLEMRDAGTAVLFVSSKLEEIQKLSDRVAVMYEGEFVDVVDPDDVTEQELGLLMAGRTVEDPGESAGPATADSGTAESTESATAESADSATAESADSATAESAESATDESATEGVSNRE